The Aedes albopictus strain Foshan chromosome 2, AalbF5, whole genome shotgun sequence region GCCATATCTGAATCTGATTTCGCTCTCAAACTTCTTCCAAGTCGACAAGTGGCTTTCTCTGGTGAACCACCAGTCATAGGCTTCGCCTTTGAGACGTTTATGAATGTTCATCAACAATTCACCTTTTGGAACTCCCTCATGTCTTGCTAACTTCTGAATCCtggtcaaaaaatcctccacctgGATACTCCTACTATCTCCAGAAAAATTCAAGTCCCAACTCTCGACCCGTGATTTTCCATAATGCCTCCTGCTATACTCAGGACTTGACGACGAGTATCTCCTGTGTCTTCTTCCGGAACTGTTTCTGTTGTGTCTATGGTCTTTTTCAGAATCATATTCGCTATCTGAGCTACTGTAACTTTTTTGTCTCGACCTTCCTGATTTCCTACTTTTGAATCTCTCTACACTACTTTCCGAGCTGTGTCTATTCCTACTACCTTTCCTATCTAAACTCCTGTTTCTTTGTGCTGAGCGGCGCTTATTGCACTCCGGCGGCCGACTAGCTCTCCTATCTTTCCTCCTTTCTTCATTATAATCGCTTTCGTCTTGCCAATCTCTGTGGGACTTCCGGCTCTTACTGCTCTCCGGCGGCCGTCTGTCACCTCTAAACCGACTATCCTTCATGTCTAAACTACGATCCCTGGATGATTTTAGGCTCTTATGGCTCTTCGGCGGCCCTCTATCATCATCTGATTCGCCCTGGCTTTCTTCCTCTCTCGAATGTCGCTGAGAATGTTGGCTCTTATTACTCTTCGGCGGCCTCATCTCAACCTTCTCTTTCCTTTCGAAATGCTTTCGTCTTGCCTCCTCATAAAGTCTATCCTGTTTCCACAGTTGGAACTCTTTCCATTCCTCTTCTAATTCCTTCTGCTTTTCTATCTCATCTTCGTGTGAAACAGTTTTTTCTTCCTTTTTGTTCCTATCCTTCTCCTTTCTGATTTGCTGTTGATTCTTTTCCTTATTCTGTTCCTTTTCTTTCCCCGTCGCATCTGAATCTTCATTTCTATCCTTCACCTCACTACCATCAGTCTTCCTACTTTCCCTATCGGTTTCAATTTCGCCATCGTTCAACTCTGCATACACTTTCTGATTGAAACTCTTCAGAATTTCCGCGATCTGTTCACAGAGCTTCGCTTGAGTGTGTCTTTCCGAATCATCGTTGGTTATCGCGGTTTGTGCCCGAATAAAATAGTGACGCAATCGAGAAATATGCGCGAGGTCGAACTTTTTGCTCAAATTCGACTCTAAAACTTTGATAGTCTTGTCGATTCTCAAAACTTCATCATCAAAATTATGTTTTCCGATCAGAACCGACTTAGCTTTCTTCTCCTCTAAAAGTAACCGTCGCAAAAAACGTCTCTTATCTTCTAACGTCTCCCTGCGGTCCACGTCTTGTCCACGCAACTTTAGATCAAAATCGACCTCTTCTTCTAACAAGTGGTCTGCAACTGGCAAAACGTAAGGTCCACTCATTTTGCAACAAGTATCGAATCCAATGGTCAAAAACAATAAATATCAGTActaattcaaataaaattcagagataaaaaatcaaaacaaatcaaaattccttaaaaaaaaaactatttcaaaatgCCTTAAACCTAAAATCAAATTCAAACCCAGAGGTAACTTCTAAAAAAAGGAATTCAGTAGAAAAAGAAAACACGCTATAGAAACTTaacctaaaaaaaaaattcaaattcaaatcaattcaaGCTATAAAAGTATTCAATTCACTTCAATTcaaaaacactctaaaattaaaCTAAAAGCAATTCAACTGTAAGCAAGCTATAAAATTGTCGATTTCAATCTACtgtaatagaaaaaaaatcttaaggaaattTAACTTTACTGAAATTTACTCAAAATCGAATCAATTGAATTTGAGATTCCGTAATttgacgttgggcgccaatgtaaccgttCTCAAACTCGCACGAGGGTTTGGTAAACCTGgtggctttagcgccactctcgtCTGAGAGACCACCAGTCTGTTGTTTGCCCGACTTTGCTGAGACAAGTTCCTCAGGGCTTTCGAACGGTCGTTTGACTCCAAAATTACTCAAAATCCTTTCGAATCTAGATCAACTCCGAACTCTATCCCCACCTTTTCCTTAATGACCCCAACAACCTCAGCTCGTTCAATCCTAGACGCAATATCGATTTTGAAGAGTGGAAGTCCGATTCTCAGTTAGCCTGAACTGAACGAAAACGACAAACCTTAAGAAAAGCGAAACTCTTTCTGAAGTGCTAAAAACGGAACGTAACAAAGTTTCGGTACTTCAACTCTAACAATTTCTTTATTGATCAACTACCATTCGGGTTGGACGAAAAATGTGGTTAACGGGAAACTCTAACGGAAGCTAGTCATGGCCATGAACAAATAAAACTTccacatacctgcgcaggatttTGGACGTTGACTCGATGCGATGCTCGTAGACAGCACGAACCTCGGCGATGGCGGTGGaaactttcggggtaatggcgccgAAGTGATTCCGCCTTTGCTGCAGGATGGCGGGCTGCGTAGCGAGTCCGCGCGGGTATGGCCGAAACTATAGGTGCGGGgtgagtggcggctggacggaagaCTTCCGATTTGCGGCCCTTGAACGTCCGGATCGAACCTTTCCTTCCAAACAGAAACCCGCTTGCCCAACGACCAGGCTTCGCGTACTTACATTCCTACTAGGCCGAGCGGGGCGAAGTTGGTTACTATGAGGAAGTTCCGGTTCGCTTCGTTCTTTCGGGCGGTCCACACGGGTTGTAGCTTGGTGGACTATTCCGGGTGGTTGATTGGCGACCACCGGTAATTTCGCTTCGCTTGGCTAAGCGACCTCACTCACACTCCGTTTTGCTACCCCTAGGGGCGGGCCTTGGCGGTTGCACGGACTCGAAGAAAATGTCCTTTGACGGAAAAGGTGGCCGAAACGCCACGGTGCTTTGGGCCGTCGACTCCGGTCGACGCTCAACGTTACTCCAGCCCGTACCAAAAAGCGCCACAGCGCTGGAATGTCCAACGCGAATGACATTAGTCTCACTTTCGTTAatttaatcaattatttcgaatatttacctttttgtaCTTAAAAATCACTAAAAACTTTAGTAGCGATCGCGAAGACGAAGACTACGTTACTTTACTATAAATGAAAATTACCAATTAGCCGTTTTGAACACTTCACTTAAAACATTCCACTTTTCTTAAATTACCTTATAAACGTTAGTCAACTTTCACAATCGAAATATTCAAATTAATCCAAAAACTTTAACTCTATAACGCGATGACTACTACTTTCCAGCCGATATGCGAGCGAAATGAACGAGCTCAAGTCATTTTTCCAACAAGAAACCTATCTAAACAATTAACATATTATCTCTAGAAATTGCGCCAACGACAAATTCGAATGGCGAATTAAGAATTTGGCGCCGGTCTAGATTCGTCAAGATGGTGTAACTGAGATACATATATTCAGGAGCCATTGCTGCACTCACTACGTCTTTTTATGGCATTGCTATAGCCGAGACACAAACCTTATACCGACAAATTATTTATATTTACAAAACAAACAGTCACAAGCAAAGTCAGGTTATGTTATGAATTCAAATGCAATCGTATTATTTCTCGTCAATTTCTACAAAAGcaattattaattgaaaacttaattaaacaaattatatacataattttgcttaaaaagagaaaaacgtcaaaaccgTTTCTCTCAAACCGTTTCGTCATCtcaaattcaattcaatcatATTCAAATACTACTATCTTATTCAAGCGTACTAAGCTAAACAAAATATATGGATTCAAAGCAAAATTATTTTACCtaaaaagaataaaaacgtcaaaacgttacacaaCGCAAgatttgattgatttttcttcttttcattaaaatttcattcaaccaTTGTTGTGCTTGGTCGTCTTTGGAATTTCGATTGGTGTTTATTTTTTCTGCACGTGCGGGCCGGTTCGGTGggacaaaaaaaagcaaaacgaAATGGTAAGAAAAGCATTTATAATACATTTGCATAACAACTGGCTTTTACACTTTCATTCTCAAACATTTCGTGGAACTTTGtgacaataattgattattcttcGGTTGAAACCTGCCTGGTTTGAGAAATATAAACGAAAGTGAATTTTTGAGATGATGATGCCTGGTACAACAGAATACAGTAGTTCGTTAGAGGTTTCATTGATCAGTGCACGAATTAGCTTATGCCAGAAATGTGAAAAATAACACCAATTATCCTAACTTGGGTGGAGCGTGAACCGTATTGCTCATGTCTTGGTTGAACTCTTTTGCATCCTCCAACGGTCAGTCACCTAAAAAAGGAAACGGTTATATCAACGATTTTCAGTCGAGGCATAAGTAATATGTAGAGCAGTTACCTTTGAGTATGTGTCTCATGATATGA contains the following coding sequences:
- the LOC115261537 gene encoding calponin homology domain-containing protein DDB_G0272472-like; the encoded protein is MSGPYVLPVADHLLEEEVDFDLKLRGQDVDRRETLEDKRRFLRRLLLEEKKAKSVLIGKHNFDDEVLRIDKTIKVLESNLSKKFDLAHISRLRHYFIRAQTAITNDDSERHTQAKLCEQIAEILKSFNQKVYAELNDGEIETDRESRKTDGSEVKDRNEDSDATGKEKEQNKEKNQQQIRKEKDRNKKEEKTVSHEDEIEKQKELEEEWKEFQLWKQDRLYEEARRKHFERKEKVEMRPPKSNKSQHSQRHSREEESQGESDDDRGPPKSHKSLKSSRDRSLDMKDSRFRGDRRPPESTLRGSTEDRRSSAARDNTESYCYKRWSAETGELRKQNILLQQQQTEAERRAIQEPMIKHRTDIDTRRKREMELVRQISRLEAQHASELQQVCESEESLRAQIKSSELEKAALETKIKSLETQLVVEKERTRKSEADMRNQLERSERECEALRLQLAELDNEIHYLRAMERQLQGQLETARRGEQEAPCQWREAEKEYWELHDEVEQVINRNGERSTDSSSPPLPPPRRRGWNQTRWAQEDPTIVRKPLPFVHPLR